One window of the Triticum dicoccoides isolate Atlit2015 ecotype Zavitan chromosome 3B, WEW_v2.0, whole genome shotgun sequence genome contains the following:
- the LOC119278457 gene encoding inactive anthranilate O-methyltransferase 1-like: MASKQAVHMKHGQGETSYARNSSFQRAEQNRMKPLIEEVITDLCSSTSTLLHGKIVIADLGCSSGPNALALVSTAINAIHNHCLQLQQPPPEICVLLNDLPDTDFNTVVKSLVTLRQSKNPVVVTGVAPGSFYERLFTSNSLHVVCASNSLQWLSKAPEDLTRNRIPAFNIDEHARREMLPMVREAYEQQFRKDFKLFLELRAKELVSGGRMVISLVGTRSDVIASEFSLFPGILAQILSVMVAEGVIDKAKFDSFYVPLHGPSIEEVREIIKGEGSFSIKEMCVHDPTAEMNIALSSPSKFVNNLIALFEPIIVQHFGEVMDEFVRAAELHWSLDVDGSLREERARTSRAMLVVSLAKA; this comes from the exons ATGGCCTCCAAACAGGCTGTGCATATGAAGCATGGCCAAGGCGAAACAAGCTATGCTCGCAACTCCAGTTTTCAG AGAGCTGAGCAGAACAGGATGAAGCCCCTGATAGAAGAGGTCATCACCGACTTATGCAGCAGCACTAGTACCTTGTTGCACGGAAAGATAGTGATCGCAGACTTGGGATGCTCCTCTGGTCCAAATGCTCTAGCACTGGTATCGACTGCCATCAATGCCATCCACAACCATTGCCTTCAGTTACAGCAGCCACCACCGGAAATATGTGTGCTACTCAATGACCTTCCTGACACCGACTTCAACACGGTGGTGAAGAGCTTGGTCACACTCCGTCAAAGCAAGAACCCTGTTGTCGTGACCGGTGTCGCACCGGGATCGTTTTATGAGCGGCTCTTCACTAGTAACTCCCTGCATGTTGTTTGCGCGTCGAACAGCTTGCAATGGCTATCAAAG GCTCCTGAAGATCTAACGAGGAACCGCATCCCAGCTTTCAACATTGATGAGCATGCTAGGCGTGAAATGCTCCCAATGGTCCGTGAGGCTTATGAACAACAATTCAGGAAAGATTTCAAGCTTTTCCTGGAGCTGAGAGCCAAAGAGTTGGTCTCAGGAGGCCGAATGGTTATTTCCCTGGTAGGGACGCGTTCTGATGTAATCGCCTCCGAATTCTCTCTTTTCCCGGGAATTTTAGCTCAGATTCTAAGTGTAATGGTCGCGGAG GGTGTGATCGACAAAGCAAAATTTGATTCCTTCTATGTGCCGCTCCATGGACCTTCCATCGAAGAGGTAAGGGAGATCATCAAAGGAGAGGGGTCCTTTTCGATCAAGGAGATGTGTGTCCATGACCCTACGGCCGAAATGAACATTGCTCTGAGCAGCCCAAGCAAGTTTGTGAATAATCTGATAGCCTTATTTGAGCCCATAATAGTCCAGCATTTTGGAGAGGTTATGGATGAATTTGTGAGGGCGGCAGAGCTGCACTGGAGTCTCGATGTGGATGGGAGCTTGCGAGAGGAGCGGGCCAGAACCTCTCGAGCTATGTTGGTTGTATCCCTCGCAAAGGCATGA